A genomic region of Alnus glutinosa chromosome 11, dhAlnGlut1.1, whole genome shotgun sequence contains the following coding sequences:
- the LOC133881635 gene encoding polygalacturonase 1 beta-like protein 1: MNDTGNFVLVPLLSTFAKLTAQNDLPSHMPEFCASANLLCFPDLSPSLEKHEKESNFVVYSDRDFTNYGTDRLGGTDPFRNTRVTRISRLTCFAGIVKTQWATSGSGVFSKYADDVNVPNLRFTSYFDDSNGHVHCPHVLGLQ, encoded by the exons ATGAACGATACAGGCAACTTTGTTCTG GTGCCTCTGTTATCGACTTTCGCCAAGCTCACGGCGCAGAATGATCTGCCCTCGCACATGCCGGAGTTCTGCGCCTCTGCGAACCTGCTCTGCTTTCCTGATTTATCGCCGAGTCTGGAGAAGCACGAGAAGGAATCGAACTTTGTAGTGTACTCGGACCGGGACTTCACCAATTATGGCACGGATCGGCTCGGCGGGACCGACCCGTTCAGAAATACTCGGGTGACGAGAATCTCCCGGTTGACTTGTTTCGCCGGTATAGTCAAGACTCAATGGGCCACCAGTGGCTCCGGCGTGTTTTCCAAGTACGCCGACGACGTGAACGTCCCCAACCTCCGGTTCACTTCCTACTTTGACGATTCCAATGGCCATGTCCATTGTCCACACGTTCTCGGCCTACAGTGA
- the LOC133882437 gene encoding pentatricopeptide repeat-containing protein At2g17210, with translation MRFPTIHLPSKLPDWISRIKESSTTGKWEEVLSHYQEMKNAGVHLTDPSVFPSILKACSNVSFICGKSMHACLVKQGFELFTSVSNSTMDLYGKCGDLGSAFGVFNCMRSRDSVSWNIMIRGFLVQGALQEGLQWFMNARVAGFEPSNSTVVLVIQACQSLRAKLEGMEVHGYVIKSGFFSIGSVQNSLLSMYAEADMESAWRMFDEMCDKDVISWSVIIGGYVRSGKAQVGLQVFQEMVSDVSIEPDAITMVSVLKACTSLGQFYMGRVVHGLVISRGFGFDLYVGNSLIDMYSKCYDADSAFKVFNEMSQRNNVSWNSILSGFVLNKKHLEALSLFYSMGKEGIEADEVTLVNILQTCKYFVQPFQCKSVHCVIVRRGYESNELVLNSLIDAYAKCDLVELAWDLFDGMERRDVVSWSTMIAGFTYCGNPDEAIAVFQEMSHDAQEKLNAVAIINLLDACSASAELRKSKWAHGISIRRGLEAEVAVGTAIVEMYSKCGAIEDSRKAFEQIPEKNVVSWSAMIAAYGMNGFAREALALLAEMKQHGVQPNAVTALSVLSACSHGGLVEEGLYFFNSMRQDCGVEPGLEHYSCVVDMLGRAGKLDCAMDLIKKLPDQGLEAAGASVWGALLSACRSHGNSELGAGAVSHVLEMEPLNSAGYLLASSMYASGGLWVDAARMRRLAKERGVRVVAGYSLVHVNNRACRFLAGERSHPQASEILDQLHSCMKIDKNLLVIEC, from the coding sequence ATGCGCTTCCCAACCATTCACCTACCCTCAAAGCTCCCAGATTGGATATCAAGAATCAAGGAGTCGTCAACTACTGGGAAATGGGAAGAAGTTCTTTCCCACTATCAGGAAATGAAAAACGCTGGGGTTCACCTTACAGACCCTTCAGTTTTCCCTTCCATTCTCAAAGCATGTTCCAACGTCTCCTTTATATGTGGAAAGtccatgcatgcatgcttgGTTAAGCAGGGATTTGAATTGTTCACTTCCGTTAGTAACTCCACCATGGACTTGTACGGGAAGTGTGGAGACCTGGGTTCTGCATTTGGTGTGTTTAACTGCATGAGGAGCAGAGATTCAGTCTCTTGGAATATAATGATACGTGGGTTTCTTGTTCAGGGAGCTTTACAAGAAGGGTTGCAGTGGTTTATGAATGCAAGGGTTGCTGGGTTTGAGCCCAGCAATTCCACCGTGGTGCTTGTAATACAGGCGTGTCAAAGTCTTAGAGCTAAGCTTGAGGGAATGGAAGTACATGGTTACGTAATTAAGAGTGGGTTTTTCTCCATTGGTTCTGTTCAGAACTCTTTGTTGAGCATGTATGCAGAGGCTGACATGGAGAGTGCTTGGAgaatgtttgatgaaatgtgTGACAAAGATGTCATCTCTTGGAGTGTGATAATTGGTGGTTATGTGCGAAGTGGGAAAGCTCAGGTTGGTTTACAGGTGTTTCAGGAGATGGTATCTGATGTTTCCATTGAGCCAGATGCTATAACTATGGTGAGTGTACTTAAAGCCTGCACTAGTTTAGGGCAGTTTTATATGGGGAGGGTGGTTCACGGGTTAGTGATCAGTAGAGGTTTTGGGTTTGATCTGTATGTTGGGAATTCTTTAATTGATATGTATTCAAAGTGTTATGATGCTGATTCTGCCTTTAAAGTCTTCAATGAGATGTCTCAGAGGAACAATGTCTCATGGAATTCTATTTTATCTGGTTTTGTCCTAAATAAGAAGCATTTGGAAGCTCTATCTCTGTTTTATTCGATGGGGAAGGAAGGAATTGAGGCAGATGAAGTGACTCTTGTCAATATTCTTCAGACCTGCAAGTACTTTGTGCAGCCGTTTCAGTGCAAGTCAGTCCACTGTGTAATAGTGCGGCGGGGATATGAATCAAATGAACTGGTGCTGAATTCTCTAATTGATGCTTATGCAAAATGTGATCTTGTTGAGCTGGCATGGGACCTTTTTGATGGGATGGAGAGAAGAGATGTGGTTTCTTGGAGCACCATGATTGCAGGGTTCACCTACTGCGGCAATCCTGATGAAGCAATAGCTGTTTTCCAAGAGATGAGTCATGATGCACAGGAGAAGCTCAATGCGGTTGCCATTATCAATCTTCTTGATGCTTGTTCAGCTTCAGCTGAACTGAGAAAGTCGAAGTGGGCTCATGGAATTTCAATTCGAAGAGGCTTGGAAGCAGAAGTGGCAGTTGGAACTGCAATAGTTGAGATGTACTCCAAGTGTGGGGCAATAGAAGACTCAAGGAAGGCCTTTGAGCAAATTCCTGAAAAGAATGTTGTTTCCTGGAGCGCCATGATAGCAGCATATGGAATGAATGGGTTTGCACGTGAAGCCTTAGCTTTGCTTGCTGAAATGAAACAACACGGAGTCCAGCCAAATGCTGTGACAGCTCTTTCAGTGCTATCTGCTTGTAGTCACGGCGGGTTAGTTGAAGAGGggctttattttttcaattcgATGCGTCAGGATTGCGGGGTTGAGCCTGGATTGGAACATTACTCATGCGTGGTTGACATGTTGGGTCGGGCAGGAAAACTTGATTGTGCAATGGATTTAATCAAGAAGTTGCCTGATCAAGGTCTGGAGGCTGCAGGTGCCAGTGTTTGGGGGGCACTTTTGAGTGCTTGTAGAAGTCATGGAAATAGTGAGCTCGGCGCAGGAGCTGTCTCTCATGTTCTTGAGATGGAGCCTTTGAATTCAGCTGGTTATTTGCTGGCGTCGAGCATGTACGCATCAGGTGGATTATGGGTTGATGCTGCGAGGATGAGAAGGTTGGCGAAGGAGAGAGGGGTGAGGGTTGTTGCTGGTTACAGCTTGGTGCATGTTAACAACAGGGCGTGTAGATTTTTGGCTGGGGAAAGGTCCCATCCACAAGCCAGTGAAATACTTGACCAGCTGCATAGCTGTATGAAGATTGACAAGAATTTACTGGTCATCGAATGCTGA
- the LOC133881725 gene encoding probable galacturonosyltransferase 3 isoform X1, translating into METGERTISSSLCLQVICISLVVCHIDFIGADGLDTSTIQREFKEFRPLYDCEQCRLGKEEGNSSVSGVGDHPDEKDFDIIATYSDASGAVRISRVKMRDLSASWVWENRMDGNHDQPQTSQAVEDSFQSGIRSGENVEYSTDGHQEGGSPYPHMSSMSPVKLMRQKKRQERRDLRTAQLIVQDKETDNQMAAAAAIERSEGLDTTVKGKYSIWRRDYDSPNSDSTLKLMRDQLLMAKAYANIAKSKNKTSLYNTLLKHSRESQRAIEEASSDAELHPSALDRAKAMGHVLSIAKDRLYDCAIVARKFRAMLQSTEENVNLLKEKNAFSIQLAAKTVPKPLHCLPLHLATDYYLQGYHKKQDLDKEKLEDPSLYHYAIFSDNVLATSVVVNSTVLHTKEPEKHVFHIVTDKLNFPAMRMWFLVNPPPKATVHVENIDDFKWLNSSYCSVLRQLESARIKEYYFKANHPSSISAGSDNLKYRNPKYLSMLNHLRFYLPEVYPKLDKILFLDDDIVVQKDLTPLWSIDLRGMVNGAVETCKQSFHRFDKYLNFSNPTISENFDQNACGWAFGMNIFDLKEWKKRNITGIYHHWQDMNEDRTLWKLGTLPPGLITFYNLTYPLHRGWHVLGLGYDPALNRTEIENAAVVHYNGNYKPWLPLAVSKYRSYWSRYVMFDNPYLRLCDISE; encoded by the exons ATGGAAACTGGGGAAAGAACAATCTCAAGCTCTCTTTGTCTGCAAGTCATCTGCATCTCATTG GTTGTATGCCATATCGATTTTATTGGAGCAGATGGGCTAGATACTTCAACTAT TCAAAGAGAGTTCAAAGAGTTTCGGCCCTTATATGACTGTGAGCAGTGCCGTTTGGGAAAG GAAGAAGGTAATTCTTCTGTTTCTGGAGTCGGTGACCATCCAGATGAAAAG GATTTTGACATCATTGCAACATACAGCGACGCATCTGGCGCTGTTCGAATTAGTAGGGTGAAAATGAGGGATCTATCTGCTTCCTGGGTATGGGAAAACCGTATGGATGGTAACCATGACCAGCCACAGACTTCCCAG GCAGTGGAAGATTCATTTCAATCTGGGATAAGATCTGGAGAGAATGTTGAGTATTCTACTGATGGGCATCAAGAAGGTGGAAGCCCATATCCTCACATGTCATCAATGAGCCCAGTGAAGCTCATGCGGCAG AAAAAGCGGCAAGAAAGGAGGGATCTTCGAACTGCACAGTTGATTGTACAAGATAAAGAAACTGACAACCAGAtggcagcagcagcagcaattGAACGATCTGAAGGACTTGACACCACCGTCAAGGGAAAGTACAGTATATGGAGGCGAGATTATGATAGCCCAAATTCGGATTCAACCCTGAAACTCATGCGGGACCAACTCTTAATGGCCAAAGCATATGCAAACATTGCCAAGTCTAAGAATAAAACAAGTCTTTACAATACTCTCCTGAAACACTCCAGAGAAAGTCAACGTGCTATTGAAGAAGCAAGTTCTGATGCCGAACTTCACCCCAG TGCTCTTGATCGAGCAAAAGCAATGGGCCATGTTCTCTCCATAGCAAAAGACCGATTATATGATTGCGCCATAGTTGCAAGGAAGTTTCGAGCCATGCTTCAATCAACTGAAGAGAATGTAAATTTACTAAAGGAAAAGAATGCATTCTCGATTCAGCTTGCTGCAAAAACAGTCCCTAAACCATTGCATTGCCTGCCTCTGCATCTTGCTACAGACTATTATCTGCAGGGTTATCATAAGAAACAGGATCTTGACAAAGAAAAGCTTGAAGATCCTTCTCTCTACCACTATGCCATCTTTTCTGACAATGTACTAGCAACGTCTGTGGTTGTCAATTCTACTGTGCTGCACACAAAGGAACCTGAGAAACATGTTTTCCATATAGTCACAGATAAACTGAATTTCCCTGCAATGAGAATGTGGTTTCTTGTCAACCCTCCTCCAAAAGCAACAGTCCACGTTGAAAACATTGATGATTTCAAGTGGCTGAATTCCTCATATTGTTCTGTTCTACGTCAACTTGAATCTGCGAGAATCAAAGAATACTATTTTAAGGCAAATCATCCTTCTTCCATCTCTGCTGGGTCTGACAATCTTAAGTATAGGAACCCGAAATATTTGTCCATGTTGAATCATCTTAGATTTTATCTTCCTGAAGTTTACCCAAAGTTAGACAAGATCCTATTTTTGGATGATGATATTGTAGTTCAGAAGGATCTCACCCCTCTTTGGTCCATTGATCTGCGAGGGATGGTAAATGGTGCAGTGGAGACATGCAAGCAGAGCTTCCATAGATTTGACAAGTATCTCAACTTCTCTAACCCAACAATCTCTGAGAATTTCGATCAAAATGCTTGTGGCTGGGCATTTGGCATGAATATTTTTGACTTGAAGGAGTGGAAAAAGAGAAACATCACTGGAATATATCATCATTGGCAAGATATG AATGAGGATAGAACACTTTGGAAACTTGGCACATTGCCTCCGGGACTGATCACTTTCTATAACTTGACCTATCCGCTGCATCGGGGTTGGCATGTCTTGGGGCTTGGCTATGATCCAGCTCTTAATCGAACGGAGATAGAGAATGCAGCTGTCGTCCATTACAACGGAAACTACAAGCCGTGGCTGCCTTTAGCTGTTTCCAAGTACAGATCTTACTGGTCTAGATATGTAATGTTTGATAACCCTTATCTTCGATTGTGTGACATTAGCGAATAA
- the LOC133881725 gene encoding probable galacturonosyltransferase 3 isoform X2, with protein METGERTISSSLCLQVICISLVVCHIDFIGADGLDTSTIQREFKEFRPLYDCEQCRLGKDFDIIATYSDASGAVRISRVKMRDLSASWVWENRMDGNHDQPQTSQAVEDSFQSGIRSGENVEYSTDGHQEGGSPYPHMSSMSPVKLMRQKKRQERRDLRTAQLIVQDKETDNQMAAAAAIERSEGLDTTVKGKYSIWRRDYDSPNSDSTLKLMRDQLLMAKAYANIAKSKNKTSLYNTLLKHSRESQRAIEEASSDAELHPSALDRAKAMGHVLSIAKDRLYDCAIVARKFRAMLQSTEENVNLLKEKNAFSIQLAAKTVPKPLHCLPLHLATDYYLQGYHKKQDLDKEKLEDPSLYHYAIFSDNVLATSVVVNSTVLHTKEPEKHVFHIVTDKLNFPAMRMWFLVNPPPKATVHVENIDDFKWLNSSYCSVLRQLESARIKEYYFKANHPSSISAGSDNLKYRNPKYLSMLNHLRFYLPEVYPKLDKILFLDDDIVVQKDLTPLWSIDLRGMVNGAVETCKQSFHRFDKYLNFSNPTISENFDQNACGWAFGMNIFDLKEWKKRNITGIYHHWQDMNEDRTLWKLGTLPPGLITFYNLTYPLHRGWHVLGLGYDPALNRTEIENAAVVHYNGNYKPWLPLAVSKYRSYWSRYVMFDNPYLRLCDISE; from the exons ATGGAAACTGGGGAAAGAACAATCTCAAGCTCTCTTTGTCTGCAAGTCATCTGCATCTCATTG GTTGTATGCCATATCGATTTTATTGGAGCAGATGGGCTAGATACTTCAACTAT TCAAAGAGAGTTCAAAGAGTTTCGGCCCTTATATGACTGTGAGCAGTGCCGTTTGGGAAAG GATTTTGACATCATTGCAACATACAGCGACGCATCTGGCGCTGTTCGAATTAGTAGGGTGAAAATGAGGGATCTATCTGCTTCCTGGGTATGGGAAAACCGTATGGATGGTAACCATGACCAGCCACAGACTTCCCAG GCAGTGGAAGATTCATTTCAATCTGGGATAAGATCTGGAGAGAATGTTGAGTATTCTACTGATGGGCATCAAGAAGGTGGAAGCCCATATCCTCACATGTCATCAATGAGCCCAGTGAAGCTCATGCGGCAG AAAAAGCGGCAAGAAAGGAGGGATCTTCGAACTGCACAGTTGATTGTACAAGATAAAGAAACTGACAACCAGAtggcagcagcagcagcaattGAACGATCTGAAGGACTTGACACCACCGTCAAGGGAAAGTACAGTATATGGAGGCGAGATTATGATAGCCCAAATTCGGATTCAACCCTGAAACTCATGCGGGACCAACTCTTAATGGCCAAAGCATATGCAAACATTGCCAAGTCTAAGAATAAAACAAGTCTTTACAATACTCTCCTGAAACACTCCAGAGAAAGTCAACGTGCTATTGAAGAAGCAAGTTCTGATGCCGAACTTCACCCCAG TGCTCTTGATCGAGCAAAAGCAATGGGCCATGTTCTCTCCATAGCAAAAGACCGATTATATGATTGCGCCATAGTTGCAAGGAAGTTTCGAGCCATGCTTCAATCAACTGAAGAGAATGTAAATTTACTAAAGGAAAAGAATGCATTCTCGATTCAGCTTGCTGCAAAAACAGTCCCTAAACCATTGCATTGCCTGCCTCTGCATCTTGCTACAGACTATTATCTGCAGGGTTATCATAAGAAACAGGATCTTGACAAAGAAAAGCTTGAAGATCCTTCTCTCTACCACTATGCCATCTTTTCTGACAATGTACTAGCAACGTCTGTGGTTGTCAATTCTACTGTGCTGCACACAAAGGAACCTGAGAAACATGTTTTCCATATAGTCACAGATAAACTGAATTTCCCTGCAATGAGAATGTGGTTTCTTGTCAACCCTCCTCCAAAAGCAACAGTCCACGTTGAAAACATTGATGATTTCAAGTGGCTGAATTCCTCATATTGTTCTGTTCTACGTCAACTTGAATCTGCGAGAATCAAAGAATACTATTTTAAGGCAAATCATCCTTCTTCCATCTCTGCTGGGTCTGACAATCTTAAGTATAGGAACCCGAAATATTTGTCCATGTTGAATCATCTTAGATTTTATCTTCCTGAAGTTTACCCAAAGTTAGACAAGATCCTATTTTTGGATGATGATATTGTAGTTCAGAAGGATCTCACCCCTCTTTGGTCCATTGATCTGCGAGGGATGGTAAATGGTGCAGTGGAGACATGCAAGCAGAGCTTCCATAGATTTGACAAGTATCTCAACTTCTCTAACCCAACAATCTCTGAGAATTTCGATCAAAATGCTTGTGGCTGGGCATTTGGCATGAATATTTTTGACTTGAAGGAGTGGAAAAAGAGAAACATCACTGGAATATATCATCATTGGCAAGATATG AATGAGGATAGAACACTTTGGAAACTTGGCACATTGCCTCCGGGACTGATCACTTTCTATAACTTGACCTATCCGCTGCATCGGGGTTGGCATGTCTTGGGGCTTGGCTATGATCCAGCTCTTAATCGAACGGAGATAGAGAATGCAGCTGTCGTCCATTACAACGGAAACTACAAGCCGTGGCTGCCTTTAGCTGTTTCCAAGTACAGATCTTACTGGTCTAGATATGTAATGTTTGATAACCCTTATCTTCGATTGTGTGACATTAGCGAATAA
- the LOC133881725 gene encoding probable galacturonosyltransferase 3 isoform X3: MTVSSAVWERLRQGDEDKIDWIPFKRQTFEEEGNSSVSGVGDHPDEKDFDIIATYSDASGAVRISRVKMRDLSASWVWENRMDGNHDQPQTSQAVEDSFQSGIRSGENVEYSTDGHQEGGSPYPHMSSMSPVKLMRQKKRQERRDLRTAQLIVQDKETDNQMAAAAAIERSEGLDTTVKGKYSIWRRDYDSPNSDSTLKLMRDQLLMAKAYANIAKSKNKTSLYNTLLKHSRESQRAIEEASSDAELHPSALDRAKAMGHVLSIAKDRLYDCAIVARKFRAMLQSTEENVNLLKEKNAFSIQLAAKTVPKPLHCLPLHLATDYYLQGYHKKQDLDKEKLEDPSLYHYAIFSDNVLATSVVVNSTVLHTKEPEKHVFHIVTDKLNFPAMRMWFLVNPPPKATVHVENIDDFKWLNSSYCSVLRQLESARIKEYYFKANHPSSISAGSDNLKYRNPKYLSMLNHLRFYLPEVYPKLDKILFLDDDIVVQKDLTPLWSIDLRGMVNGAVETCKQSFHRFDKYLNFSNPTISENFDQNACGWAFGMNIFDLKEWKKRNITGIYHHWQDMNEDRTLWKLGTLPPGLITFYNLTYPLHRGWHVLGLGYDPALNRTEIENAAVVHYNGNYKPWLPLAVSKYRSYWSRYVMFDNPYLRLCDISE; this comes from the exons ATGACTGTGAGCAGTGCCGTTTGGGAAAG GTTGAGACAAGGTGATGAGGATAAAATCGATTGGATTCCTTTCAAAAGGCAAACATTCgag GAAGAAGGTAATTCTTCTGTTTCTGGAGTCGGTGACCATCCAGATGAAAAG GATTTTGACATCATTGCAACATACAGCGACGCATCTGGCGCTGTTCGAATTAGTAGGGTGAAAATGAGGGATCTATCTGCTTCCTGGGTATGGGAAAACCGTATGGATGGTAACCATGACCAGCCACAGACTTCCCAG GCAGTGGAAGATTCATTTCAATCTGGGATAAGATCTGGAGAGAATGTTGAGTATTCTACTGATGGGCATCAAGAAGGTGGAAGCCCATATCCTCACATGTCATCAATGAGCCCAGTGAAGCTCATGCGGCAG AAAAAGCGGCAAGAAAGGAGGGATCTTCGAACTGCACAGTTGATTGTACAAGATAAAGAAACTGACAACCAGAtggcagcagcagcagcaattGAACGATCTGAAGGACTTGACACCACCGTCAAGGGAAAGTACAGTATATGGAGGCGAGATTATGATAGCCCAAATTCGGATTCAACCCTGAAACTCATGCGGGACCAACTCTTAATGGCCAAAGCATATGCAAACATTGCCAAGTCTAAGAATAAAACAAGTCTTTACAATACTCTCCTGAAACACTCCAGAGAAAGTCAACGTGCTATTGAAGAAGCAAGTTCTGATGCCGAACTTCACCCCAG TGCTCTTGATCGAGCAAAAGCAATGGGCCATGTTCTCTCCATAGCAAAAGACCGATTATATGATTGCGCCATAGTTGCAAGGAAGTTTCGAGCCATGCTTCAATCAACTGAAGAGAATGTAAATTTACTAAAGGAAAAGAATGCATTCTCGATTCAGCTTGCTGCAAAAACAGTCCCTAAACCATTGCATTGCCTGCCTCTGCATCTTGCTACAGACTATTATCTGCAGGGTTATCATAAGAAACAGGATCTTGACAAAGAAAAGCTTGAAGATCCTTCTCTCTACCACTATGCCATCTTTTCTGACAATGTACTAGCAACGTCTGTGGTTGTCAATTCTACTGTGCTGCACACAAAGGAACCTGAGAAACATGTTTTCCATATAGTCACAGATAAACTGAATTTCCCTGCAATGAGAATGTGGTTTCTTGTCAACCCTCCTCCAAAAGCAACAGTCCACGTTGAAAACATTGATGATTTCAAGTGGCTGAATTCCTCATATTGTTCTGTTCTACGTCAACTTGAATCTGCGAGAATCAAAGAATACTATTTTAAGGCAAATCATCCTTCTTCCATCTCTGCTGGGTCTGACAATCTTAAGTATAGGAACCCGAAATATTTGTCCATGTTGAATCATCTTAGATTTTATCTTCCTGAAGTTTACCCAAAGTTAGACAAGATCCTATTTTTGGATGATGATATTGTAGTTCAGAAGGATCTCACCCCTCTTTGGTCCATTGATCTGCGAGGGATGGTAAATGGTGCAGTGGAGACATGCAAGCAGAGCTTCCATAGATTTGACAAGTATCTCAACTTCTCTAACCCAACAATCTCTGAGAATTTCGATCAAAATGCTTGTGGCTGGGCATTTGGCATGAATATTTTTGACTTGAAGGAGTGGAAAAAGAGAAACATCACTGGAATATATCATCATTGGCAAGATATG AATGAGGATAGAACACTTTGGAAACTTGGCACATTGCCTCCGGGACTGATCACTTTCTATAACTTGACCTATCCGCTGCATCGGGGTTGGCATGTCTTGGGGCTTGGCTATGATCCAGCTCTTAATCGAACGGAGATAGAGAATGCAGCTGTCGTCCATTACAACGGAAACTACAAGCCGTGGCTGCCTTTAGCTGTTTCCAAGTACAGATCTTACTGGTCTAGATATGTAATGTTTGATAACCCTTATCTTCGATTGTGTGACATTAGCGAATAA